A stretch of the Streptomyces sp. NBC_01428 genome encodes the following:
- a CDS encoding serine hydrolase domain-containing protein, producing the protein MPSSPLSHRPRWRVPLGALLAAACLTGIVSAPAGADTAASADRDHDRALRKQLDDLVRSPGGPPGVIAVLRRGGDTRVVRAGVADIASGRPISPDDHMRIASTAKAFSGAVALGLVDKGALRLGDTIGRRLPSLPKKWRAVTLRQLLNHTSGLPDYTQSPEFIKVLTADPHHRFDSRRLLDYVAGEPLLFRPGSRYMYSNSDNIAVALMAEAATGKRYEDLLRGLVYRPLGLRDTSLPQGYRLPEPYMHGYDVVPPNPPEDVSEALGASGVWASGGIVSTPADLTRFVRGYASGSLISPATLREQRRWVDGASEPAGPGRNEAGEAIFRYTTRCGVVLGHTGNFPGYTQLIAATPDGRRSLTFSLTTQVNKETKPELLEKLRGVEENFVCSLLRD; encoded by the coding sequence ATGCCTTCGTCACCCCTGTCCCACCGCCCCCGATGGCGCGTGCCGCTCGGCGCGCTGCTGGCCGCCGCCTGCCTGACCGGCATCGTGTCCGCACCCGCCGGCGCGGACACCGCCGCGTCGGCCGACCGGGACCACGACCGGGCGCTGCGCAAGCAGCTCGACGACCTGGTGCGCAGCCCCGGCGGGCCGCCCGGTGTCATCGCCGTCCTGCGCCGGGGCGGCGACACCCGCGTCGTGCGCGCCGGTGTGGCGGACATCGCGAGCGGCCGTCCGATCTCTCCCGACGACCACATGCGGATCGCCAGCACGGCGAAGGCGTTCAGCGGCGCCGTCGCGCTGGGCCTGGTCGACAAGGGCGCGCTCCGGCTCGGGGACACCATCGGGCGCCGGCTGCCGTCGCTGCCGAAGAAGTGGCGCGCGGTGACGCTGCGCCAGCTCCTCAACCACACCAGCGGGCTGCCCGACTACACGCAGAGCCCCGAGTTCATCAAGGTCCTCACCGCCGATCCGCACCACCGCTTCGACTCCCGGCGCCTCCTCGACTACGTGGCCGGCGAACCGCTGCTGTTCCGTCCGGGGTCGCGGTACATGTACTCGAACTCCGACAACATCGCGGTCGCGCTGATGGCCGAGGCAGCGACAGGCAAGCGCTACGAGGACCTGCTGCGCGGCCTCGTCTACCGCCCACTCGGCCTGCGCGACACCAGCCTCCCGCAGGGCTACCGGCTGCCCGAGCCGTACATGCACGGCTACGACGTGGTGCCGCCCAACCCGCCGGAGGACGTCAGCGAGGCGCTCGGCGCCTCGGGCGTCTGGGCGTCGGGCGGCATCGTCTCGACCCCCGCGGACCTGACGCGTTTCGTCCGCGGCTACGCGAGCGGGTCCCTGATCTCCCCGGCCACCCTGCGCGAGCAGCGCCGCTGGGTCGACGGCGCCTCGGAGCCCGCGGGCCCGGGCAGGAACGAGGCGGGCGAGGCGATCTTCCGCTACACGACCCGCTGCGGCGTGGTCCTCGGCCACACCGGCAACTTCCCCGGCTACACGCAGCTGATCGCGGCGACGCCCGACGGCCGGCGGTCGCTGACGTTCTCCCTCACCACCCAGGTGAACAAGGAGACCAAGCCGGAACTGCTGGAGAAGCTGCGCGGGGTCGAGGAGAACTTCGTCTGCTCGCTGCTGCGGGACTGA
- a CDS encoding TIGR03086 family metal-binding protein: protein MTGQTFDLGPQALIVARLAEGVTDAHLDGATPCPEYAVHHLLGHLTGLAVAFRDAARKDLGATTDTAPDSALPDIGPDWREALPKALDELADAWRDPAAWTGTTRAGGVTLPGPVAGAVVADELVVHGWDLARATGQEYTPDEAALQAAHGFLAAVAEDPTGGGGIFGPVVPVPDDTPLLDRAIGLSGRDPGWTP from the coding sequence ATGACCGGCCAGACCTTCGACCTCGGGCCGCAGGCCCTGATCGTGGCGCGTCTCGCGGAGGGCGTCACGGACGCGCACCTCGACGGCGCCACCCCGTGCCCGGAGTACGCGGTGCACCACCTCCTCGGACACCTGACGGGCCTGGCCGTCGCCTTCCGGGACGCCGCGCGCAAGGACCTGGGCGCGACCACCGACACCGCCCCCGACTCCGCGCTGCCCGACATCGGGCCCGACTGGCGCGAGGCCCTTCCGAAGGCGCTCGACGAACTCGCCGACGCCTGGCGGGACCCGGCCGCCTGGACCGGCACCACCCGGGCGGGCGGGGTGACCCTGCCGGGTCCGGTGGCGGGTGCCGTGGTCGCCGACGAACTCGTCGTGCACGGCTGGGACCTCGCCCGCGCCACCGGCCAGGAGTACACCCCCGACGAGGCGGCCCTGCAGGCCGCGCACGGCTTCCTCGCCGCCGTGGCCGAGGACCCGACGGGCGGCGGAGGCATCTTCGGTCCCGTCGTGCCGGTGCCCGACGACACGCCCCTCCTCGACCGCGCGATCGGGCTCAGCGGCCGCGACCCCGGCTGGACCCCGTAG
- a CDS encoding GntR family transcriptional regulator, producing MTAVPMPTPIPSRTQVVLDGIKHRILTGQLPPGAALVETDLAAQFGVSKTPVREALKTLAGTGLVVMNQYKGVTVRMVDADMAREVYDVRLLLEPEALRRSVRLGAGLDAARDALTRADGADDTAERSLANREFHRALYVSCGNPLLGRMLDEVRDQAALVSAVAWAADPSWEREASEHREILRLALAGDADGAAGALHAHIASFVQRAFPQGRVEGGQE from the coding sequence ATGACGGCTGTGCCCATGCCCACCCCGATCCCGTCCCGCACCCAGGTGGTGCTGGACGGGATCAAACACCGCATCCTCACCGGGCAGTTGCCGCCGGGGGCGGCCCTGGTCGAGACCGACCTCGCCGCACAGTTCGGTGTGTCGAAGACACCCGTGCGCGAGGCGCTCAAGACCCTGGCCGGCACCGGGCTCGTGGTGATGAACCAGTACAAGGGCGTCACGGTGCGCATGGTGGACGCGGACATGGCGCGCGAGGTCTACGACGTGCGGCTGCTCCTCGAACCCGAGGCGCTGCGCCGGTCGGTGCGCCTCGGTGCCGGCCTCGACGCCGCCCGGGACGCGCTGACCCGTGCCGACGGCGCCGACGACACCGCCGAACGCTCCCTCGCCAACCGGGAGTTCCACCGCGCCCTCTACGTGTCGTGCGGCAATCCGCTGCTCGGCCGGATGCTCGACGAGGTCCGCGACCAGGCGGCCCTCGTCTCGGCGGTCGCCTGGGCGGCCGACCCCTCCTGGGAACGGGAGGCGAGCGAACACCGGGAGATCCTGCGGCTCGCGCTCGCCGGCGACGCCGACGGAGCGGCGGGAGCGCTGCACGCCCACATCGCGTCGTTCGTGCAACGGGCCTTCCCCCAGGGCCGGGTGGAGGGCGGGCAGGAATGA
- a CDS encoding dihydrodipicolinate synthase family protein: MTATFETQRTALAEVVAIPVTPFAEDGTVDRAAHRALLRRLIDGGVRTLTPNGNTGEFYALTPKERRLVLESTVEEAADRAVVLAGVGHDVPTAVASARHAAGLGAAMVMVHQPVHPYVSEGGWVDYHRAVAEAVPDLGVVPYIRNPLLPGERLAELADACPNVVGVKYAVPDAARFAAFARDAGLERFVWVAGLAEPYAPSYFSAGATGFTSGLVNVAPTLSLNMIEALRSGDYPAAMKVWEQIRRFEELRGANASANNVTVVKEALASLGLCRRDVRPPSRPLAESERSEVAAIAAGWPL, from the coding sequence ATGACAGCGACGTTCGAGACCCAGCGGACCGCCCTCGCCGAGGTCGTGGCGATCCCGGTGACACCGTTCGCCGAGGACGGCACCGTCGACCGCGCCGCCCACCGGGCCCTGCTGCGCCGGCTGATCGACGGAGGGGTCCGCACCCTCACCCCCAACGGAAACACCGGCGAGTTCTACGCCCTCACCCCCAAAGAGCGGCGGCTCGTCCTGGAGTCGACCGTCGAGGAGGCCGCTGACCGGGCGGTCGTGCTCGCCGGGGTCGGCCACGACGTGCCGACCGCCGTCGCCTCCGCACGGCACGCCGCCGGCCTCGGCGCCGCGATGGTGATGGTCCATCAGCCCGTCCACCCCTACGTCTCCGAGGGCGGCTGGGTCGACTACCACCGGGCCGTCGCCGAGGCCGTACCCGACCTGGGTGTCGTGCCGTACATCCGCAACCCGCTGCTCCCGGGCGAGCGGCTCGCCGAACTCGCGGACGCCTGCCCGAACGTCGTCGGAGTGAAGTACGCCGTCCCCGACGCCGCCCGCTTCGCCGCCTTCGCGCGGGACGCCGGGCTGGAACGGTTCGTCTGGGTCGCCGGACTCGCCGAACCGTACGCGCCCTCCTACTTCTCGGCCGGGGCCACCGGCTTCACCTCGGGCCTGGTGAACGTCGCTCCGACCCTCTCCCTGAACATGATCGAAGCGCTCCGGTCCGGCGACTACCCCGCCGCGATGAAGGTCTGGGAGCAGATCCGCCGCTTCGAGGAACTGCGCGGGGCCAACGCCTCCGCGAACAACGTGACCGTGGTCAAGGAGGCCCTGGCCTCGCTCGGTCTGTGCCGCCGCGACGTGCGCCCGCCCAGCCGGCCGCTGGCCGAGAGCGAGCGCTCCGAGGTCGCCGCCATAGCCGCCGGGTGGCCCCTGTGA
- the araD gene encoding L-arabinonate dehydratase: MAPVKRPEDLRSHQWYGTEGLRSFSHRARTRQLGYLPEEHLGKPVVAILNTWSDINPCHVHLRERAQAVKRGVWQAGGFPLEFPVSTLSETFQKPTPMLYRNLLAMETEELLRSYPVDGAVLMGGCDKSTPALLMGAASVDLPAVFVPAGPMLPGHWRNEVLGSGTDMWKYWDDRRAGLIGDCEMAELESGLARSPGHCMTMGTASTLTAAAEALGVTVPGASSIPAVDSGHERMAAAAGLRIVELVRQERRLSDILTADAFEDAVTTVLGLGGSTNAVIHLIAMAGRAGVTLTLDDFDRIARTVPVLANVRPGGRMYLMEDFHFAGGLPGFLSRITDLLHLDRPTVSHDSLREQLADVRVHDDDVIRPRENPVAAEGGVAVLRGNLCPDGAVIKHIAAEPHLLRHTGPAVVFDDYRTMQRTIDDPSLGITADSVLVLRGAGPKGGPGMPEYGMLPIPEYLLKQGVRDMVRISDARMSGTSYGTCVLHVAPESYVGGPLALVRTGDPITLDVAARSLRLDVDDTELERRRAEWTPPPVRYERGYGALYTEQITQADTGCDFAFLARPGTVQDPYAG, from the coding sequence GTGGCCCCTGTGAAGCGGCCCGAGGACCTGCGCAGCCATCAGTGGTACGGCACCGAGGGGCTCCGCTCGTTCAGCCACCGGGCCCGGACCCGGCAGCTCGGCTACCTTCCCGAGGAACACCTCGGCAAGCCGGTCGTCGCGATCCTCAACACCTGGTCCGACATCAACCCCTGCCACGTCCACCTGCGGGAGCGCGCACAGGCCGTGAAGCGGGGCGTGTGGCAGGCCGGGGGATTCCCGCTCGAATTCCCGGTGTCCACGCTGAGCGAGACCTTCCAGAAGCCGACCCCGATGCTCTACCGCAACCTCCTCGCCATGGAGACGGAGGAGTTGCTGCGGTCCTACCCGGTCGACGGCGCGGTACTGATGGGCGGCTGCGACAAGTCGACTCCCGCGCTGCTCATGGGTGCGGCCTCGGTCGACCTGCCGGCCGTCTTCGTGCCGGCCGGGCCGATGCTCCCGGGCCACTGGCGCAACGAGGTCCTCGGCTCCGGCACCGACATGTGGAAGTACTGGGACGACCGGCGGGCCGGACTCATCGGTGACTGCGAGATGGCCGAGCTGGAGAGTGGGCTCGCGCGGTCGCCGGGACACTGCATGACGATGGGTACGGCGTCCACGCTGACGGCCGCCGCGGAGGCGCTCGGCGTCACCGTGCCCGGCGCGTCGAGCATCCCCGCCGTCGACTCGGGGCATGAGCGGATGGCCGCGGCCGCCGGCCTCCGGATCGTCGAACTCGTCCGCCAGGAACGCAGGTTGAGCGACATCCTCACCGCCGACGCCTTCGAGGACGCGGTGACCACCGTGCTCGGCCTGGGCGGCTCGACGAACGCCGTGATCCATCTGATCGCCATGGCCGGACGCGCCGGTGTCACCCTCACGCTCGACGACTTCGACCGGATCGCCCGGACCGTGCCGGTGCTCGCCAACGTCCGGCCCGGCGGACGGATGTACCTCATGGAGGACTTCCACTTCGCGGGTGGGCTGCCCGGGTTCCTGTCGCGGATCACCGACCTGCTGCACCTGGACCGGCCCACGGTGTCCCACGACAGCCTGCGCGAGCAGCTGGCGGACGTGCGGGTGCACGACGACGACGTCATCCGCCCCCGGGAGAACCCGGTCGCGGCCGAGGGAGGGGTGGCCGTCCTGCGGGGCAACCTCTGCCCGGACGGCGCCGTCATCAAGCACATCGCCGCCGAGCCGCACCTGCTCCGGCACACCGGTCCCGCGGTCGTCTTCGACGACTACCGCACGATGCAGCGGACCATCGACGACCCGTCGCTCGGCATCACCGCGGACAGCGTGCTGGTGCTGCGGGGCGCGGGGCCCAAGGGCGGTCCCGGCATGCCCGAGTACGGCATGCTCCCCATCCCCGAGTACCTGCTCAAGCAGGGCGTCCGGGACATGGTGCGGATCTCCGACGCCCGGATGAGCGGCACGAGTTACGGCACCTGCGTGCTGCACGTGGCGCCCGAGTCGTACGTCGGCGGCCCGCTCGCCCTGGTGCGCACCGGCGACCCGATCACCCTCGACGTCGCCGCACGGTCACTCCGGCTCGACGTGGACGACACGGAGCTGGAGCGCAGGCGGGCGGAGTGGACGCCGCCCCCCGTCCGGTACGAACGCGGCTACGGCGCGCTCTACACCGAGCAGATCACCCAGGCCGACACCGGCTGCGACTTCGCGTTCCTGGCCCGGCCGGGAACGGTGCAGGACCCGTACGCGGGCTGA
- a CDS encoding carbohydrate ABC transporter permease: MAQAAAVAKPPAPPRRRRASATPRRLPYLLIAPAALLMLGFIAYPVVSVFYYSLQNYNPTKPWRNGYAGFDNFVHAFTADPQFWDTLTFSAKWVVVEVGLQLLFGLALALIVNQTFVGRAVGRALVFSPWAVSGVLTSAIWVLLYNSQTGITRYLADAGIGSYGTSWLSDTSTVFPAAVVADLWRGVPFFAILILADLQSVSKDLYEAAEVDGASRVRQFLHITLPHLKDAIVLSTLLRAVWEFNNVDLLYTLTGGGPAGETTTLPLYIANTSVDAHNFGYASALTAVAFVILLFCSIVYLRLSKFGGGDK, encoded by the coding sequence ATGGCCCAAGCCGCAGCCGTGGCGAAACCGCCCGCGCCACCCCGGCGGCGCCGTGCCTCCGCGACCCCGCGCAGGCTCCCGTATCTGCTGATCGCCCCGGCGGCGCTGCTGATGCTGGGCTTCATCGCCTACCCCGTCGTCAGCGTCTTCTACTACAGCCTGCAGAACTACAACCCCACCAAACCCTGGCGCAACGGATACGCCGGCTTCGACAACTTCGTGCACGCCTTCACCGCCGACCCGCAGTTCTGGGACACCCTCACCTTCAGCGCGAAGTGGGTCGTCGTCGAGGTCGGGCTCCAGCTGCTGTTCGGCCTGGCGCTCGCCCTGATCGTCAACCAGACCTTCGTCGGACGGGCCGTCGGGCGCGCGCTGGTCTTCTCGCCGTGGGCCGTCTCCGGGGTGCTGACCTCGGCGATCTGGGTGCTGCTCTACAACTCCCAGACAGGCATCACCCGTTACCTCGCCGACGCGGGCATCGGCTCGTACGGCACGAGCTGGCTCTCGGACACCTCCACCGTCTTCCCGGCGGCGGTCGTCGCCGACCTGTGGCGGGGTGTGCCCTTCTTCGCGATCCTGATCCTCGCCGACCTCCAGTCCGTCTCCAAGGACCTGTACGAGGCCGCCGAGGTCGACGGGGCGAGCCGGGTCCGGCAGTTCCTGCACATCACCCTGCCGCACCTCAAGGACGCGATCGTCCTGTCCACGCTGTTGCGCGCGGTCTGGGAGTTCAACAACGTCGACCTGCTCTACACGCTGACCGGCGGCGGACCCGCGGGGGAGACGACGACCCTGCCCCTGTACATCGCCAACACCAGCGTCGACGCCCACAACTTCGGCTACGCCTCGGCCCTGACCGCCGTCGCGTTCGTGATTCTGCTGTTCTGCTCGATCGTCTATCTGCGGCTGAGCAAGTTCGGAGGCGGGGACAAGTGA